The Candidatus Obscuribacterales bacterium DNA segment TAAGCAACACCTGATTTTCCAGAAATTCCAGCAGCTTGAACAGCCGCTAACGCGTAGTTTTGAAGGAACGGGCCTCGGGTTGGTGATTACCCAGCGGTTGGCTCGTCTGCATGGGGGCGAGGTGACGTTTATGTCCAAAGAAGGGGAGGGGAGTCGGTTTACGATTCTTCTACCAGTCGTACCACCCCAGGCCGAGCGAACCCTCGACCCAGCAGAAGCAGCGGTGATTTTGCCCCATAAACGATCCTCCAACAATCGGCTGATGCTGGTGATGGAGTCCGTTCCCCAGTTGCTCGACGACGTGACCTATCACCTAGGCAAACTGGGCTATCAGGTGGCGATCGCTCGCTCCGGAACCGAGGCCCTAGAAAAAACTCGGCAGCTTCAGCCAGCCATGGTGTTCCTCGATCCCGTCTTACCGCAGCTTTCGGGATGGGATGTGCTGACGCTGCTCAAGTCCGATGACGACACCAGCCATATTCCCATCATTGCTATGACCACCCAGTCCGAAAGCCAGCGGGCGGAGTCTGCCGGGGTGGATGGTGTGCTCAGCTTACCCATCGATGGGGATGCCCTAGAGCAGTTGATGGATCAACAGCTCGCGATCGCGACGCCAGCCGAACAGTACCCGAGCCTGACGGTGTTACACCTTGGACAGCCGAGCCCCTGGACGGAGATCGCCTTGGCCGATCCCGACTGGGTACCGCCCTCTTCTGATACCAGCGATCGCTCTCCGGTTTTAGACCTCAATCATTTGCTGCATCCCTACCATTGCCGGGTTTTAGAAGTTGACGATATCGATCAGGCCGATGTGCTATCGCGGGTGTGGCGGCCGGATGTGGTACTCCTCAGCGATCGCGCTGCGGATCCCGTCGCTTATTTCCAGCAAATTCAGGACTGCTCCTACCTGAGCACCCTGCCGATGATTACCCTCACAGCGGAACTCACCCAGGCAGCCAATCAATACCCTGAACTTACGGTGTTCCCCTGTCTCGACCCTGCAGCTCCCGTATCGCCAGGGGACGACGTCGAAATTCCAACCTTGCTAGAAGTCATTCGGGTGGCCACCGGCACCTATTGGACACCCCATGTTTTGGTGGTCGATGTCACCTCAACGGGGGAAACGCCCCTGCTGCAGCCACCGCTCCAATACCTGCAACAGTCAGGACTAGCCAGTGTTATTGCCCAATCGCCCACGGAGA contains these protein-coding regions:
- a CDS encoding hybrid sensor histidine kinase/response regulator → TATDPSRSTHPWENEPFSSLQQPSLSLASITQGYQVTKGGEVLGANQCRIDPDTNTCICVCPTSDGRNRLWQFTTVSLGDVRSPDYDAAYGSLWLVLAQDYTEQQRVGQELAAKNADLIQLNRLKDEFLACISHELKTPLTSILGLSSLLKDQAIGAMSDRQARYAQLIYQSSRHLMLIVNDILDLTRIETGQMELILEPVNLEVVCHRAYEQVTQGHGGPSNPLHQDGDEDPTASCPSIQVTIHTNQACLLADELRLRQMLANLLSNALKFTTASGAVGLEVEDWGHWLAFTVWDTGMGIPADKQHLIFQKFQQLEQPLTRSFEGTGLGLVITQRLARLHGGEVTFMSKEGEGSRFTILLPVVPPQAERTLDPAEAAVILPHKRSSNNRLMLVMESVPQLLDDVTYHLGKLGYQVAIARSGTEALEKTRQLQPAMVFLDPVLPQLSGWDVLTLLKSDDDTSHIPIIAMTTQSESQRAESAGVDGVLSLPIDGDALEQLMDQQLAIATPAEQYPSLTVLHLGQPSPWTEIALADPDWVPPSSDTSDRSPVLDLNHLLHPYHCRVLEVDDIDQADVLSRVWRPDVVLLSDRAADPVAYFQQIQDCSYLSTLPMITLTAELTQAANQYPELTVFPCLDPAAPVSPGDDVEIPTLLEVIRVATGTYWTPHVLVVDVTSTGETPLLQPPLQYLQQSGLASVIAQSPTE